From the Candidatus Obscuribacterales bacterium genome, the window CGCGGGGATGAATCCGCTGCTGCCGTTTGCGGTACATTTCATAGGCGCTGGCAGATTTGAGCAGGGCAATCCACTGTAGTTCATCTAGGGTGGTGCCGACGTCATGGATGGACGGCAGCAGGATGAAGTATTTTACGTCCAGAATCCGGGCAGTTTTGTCAGCCCGTTCCAGCAACCGTCCCACCTGCCCAAAGTGCCAGCCTTCGTTATGAGACATGGTGGCATCCATAACGCCGGAAAAGAGATGGCTGGCCATCTTCACCGCTGCAAAGAAGCTAGAGAGGTCGGCTAGGGATTTGGCCTTGGAGACATCCTGCACCATCAAGTGAAATGAATTCACCTGTTCCCACATTTCTGAGGAAATGATTTCCCGCACCGATCGGGCATTTTCCCGCGCCGCCCGCAGGCAGGAGGCGATGGAGTTGGGGTATTGGTCATCAAAGGTGAGGAACTGAATGACGTTTTCTGCGGTGGCTTCTCCATAGCGCTCTTCAAATTCCTGGAGATCACCGGTGGTAATAATCAGCGGTCGCCATTGTTGACGAATGCCTAGGGGATTATCCAGCAGCAGATTCAGGTTGACGTCGATAAACCGAGCGACATTTTCGGCTCGCTCAACATAGCGGTTGAGCCAATAGATGGAATCAGCTACGCGACTCAGCATAGTAGAACTCTAGGAAGGTAGGTTAACGGGGGGCGATCGCTCTGGGGCCAGAAGCAGCCAGTCTCAGGGTGAATGTCTCAGGTAGGTTAAGACGAGCATCGGGCCTGTAGAACAGGCTTCATGGGAG encodes:
- a CDS encoding alpha-E domain-containing protein, coding for MLSRVADSIYWLNRYVERAENVARFIDVNLNLLLDNPLGIRQQWRPLIITTGDLQEFEERYGEATAENVIQFLTFDDQYPNSIASCLRAARENARSVREIISSEMWEQVNSFHLMVQDVSKAKSLADLSSFFAAVKMASHLFSGVMDATMSHNEGWHFGQVGRLLERADKTARILDVKYFILLPSIHDVGTTLDELQWIALLKSASAYEMYRKRQQRIHPREVAEFLILDRQFPRSIQFCLIQAERSLHHITGYPADTWRNSPERALGKLRSELDYLTMDEIMEKGLHEFLDNLQSQINQVGDRIFETFFDLEPVS